The following proteins are encoded in a genomic region of Cellulomonas sp. ES6:
- the cydD gene encoding thiol reductant ABC exporter subunit CydD, producing the protein MKPLDPRLLRHARAARGYLALTASLGIVTAGLVIAQAVLLAQVLAAAAHDGAGLPDLLPRVGWLAAVVAARTVVTAVQERFAHRAATRAVAELREQVVARAAELGPRWLAEGEGARVVTLATRGLEALEPYFVRYLPQLVLSATVTPATLVVILGLDWVSAAIAAGTLPLVPIFMVLIGQLTQGRSDRGLRVMQRLGSQVLDLVAGLTTLRAFGRERGPAARVQALGDAHRRATMGTLRIAFLSGMVLELLTTLSVALIAVGIGLRLVYGQLDLETGLAVLVLAPEVYLPLRQVGAQFHASTDGVAAADQVFAVLETPVPGRGEQPAPDLRAAAVRLRDVSVRAPGRDLLAPAGLDLTVAPGRTVAVTGPSGAGKSTTVDLLLGLLRPDRGAVEVVDPDGRATPLADLDPQTYWRQVAWLPQRPVLEPGSVGRLVAGAEDAELTPAARADRDRAAALTGLDAVVAGLPDGWRTELGRGGAGLSVGQRQRVALTRALLSEAPLVVLDEPTAHLDAAGEQVVLDTVRALRAANRTVVLVAHRPSLVALADEVVTVRSAPLPASAPDGVVAGAGVAGGGVAAGGTGASGRAEGAR; encoded by the coding sequence GTGAAGCCGCTCGACCCGCGCCTGCTCCGCCACGCCCGTGCCGCCCGGGGGTACCTGGCCCTGACGGCCTCCCTGGGGATCGTCACGGCAGGGCTCGTCATCGCCCAGGCGGTGCTGCTGGCGCAGGTGCTCGCGGCGGCCGCGCACGACGGCGCCGGCCTGCCCGACCTGCTCCCGCGGGTCGGGTGGCTGGCGGCCGTCGTCGCGGCGCGCACGGTCGTGACGGCCGTGCAGGAGCGCTTCGCGCACCGCGCGGCGACCCGGGCCGTCGCGGAGCTGCGCGAGCAGGTCGTCGCGCGGGCCGCCGAGCTCGGCCCGCGGTGGCTGGCGGAGGGTGAGGGCGCGCGCGTCGTCACCCTCGCCACCCGCGGGCTCGAGGCGCTCGAGCCGTACTTCGTGCGGTACCTCCCCCAGCTCGTGCTCTCCGCGACCGTCACCCCGGCGACGCTCGTGGTGATCCTCGGGCTCGACTGGGTCTCCGCCGCGATCGCCGCCGGCACGCTGCCGCTGGTCCCGATCTTCATGGTGCTGATCGGCCAGCTCACGCAGGGGCGCTCCGACCGCGGGCTGCGCGTGATGCAGCGCCTCGGGTCGCAGGTGCTCGACCTGGTCGCGGGCCTGACCACGCTGCGTGCCTTCGGGCGCGAGCGCGGCCCGGCGGCCCGCGTGCAGGCGCTGGGCGACGCGCACCGCCGCGCCACGATGGGCACCCTGCGGATCGCGTTCCTGTCCGGCATGGTGCTGGAGCTGCTCACCACCCTGTCCGTCGCGCTGATCGCCGTGGGCATCGGCCTGCGGCTCGTCTACGGCCAGCTCGACCTCGAGACCGGTCTGGCCGTCCTCGTGCTCGCTCCCGAGGTCTACCTGCCCCTGCGGCAGGTCGGGGCGCAGTTCCACGCGTCCACGGACGGCGTCGCCGCCGCCGACCAGGTCTTCGCCGTGCTCGAGACGCCCGTCCCCGGGCGTGGCGAGCAGCCCGCTCCGGACCTGCGCGCCGCCGCGGTGCGCCTCCGGGACGTGAGCGTGCGGGCACCCGGACGCGACCTGCTCGCGCCCGCCGGGCTGGACCTGACCGTCGCCCCGGGGCGCACCGTCGCCGTGACCGGCCCGAGCGGTGCCGGCAAGTCGACCACCGTGGACCTGCTGCTCGGCCTCCTGCGTCCCGACCGGGGCGCGGTGGAGGTGGTCGACCCCGACGGCCGCGCGACGCCGCTCGCGGACCTCGACCCGCAGACCTACTGGCGGCAGGTCGCCTGGCTCCCCCAGCGGCCCGTCCTGGAGCCCGGCTCGGTGGGCCGCCTTGTCGCCGGCGCCGAGGACGCGGAGCTCACGCCCGCCGCCCGCGCGGACCGCGACCGGGCTGCCGCCCTGACGGGGCTCGACGCCGTCGTCGCGGGCCTGCCGGACGGGTGGCGCACGGAGCTCGGACGGGGCGGGGCGGGGCTGTCCGTCGGGCAGCGGCAGCGGGTGGCGCTCACCCGGGCGCTGCTGTCCGAGGCGCCGCTCGTCGTCCTGGACGAGCCGACGGCGCACCTGGACGCCGCCGGGGAGCAGGTGGTCCTCGACACGGTCCGCGCCCTGCGCGCCGCGAACCGGACCGTGGTGCTGGTGGCGCACCGGCCGTCGCTGGTCGCGCTCGCCGACGAGGTCGTGACCGTGCGGTCCGCGCCGCTTCCCGCGTCCGCCCCTGACGGCGTCGTCGCGGGCGCCGGGGTCGCGGGCGGCGGCGTCGCGGCAGGCGGCACCGGAGCCTCCGGACGGGCGGAGGGCGCACGATGA
- a CDS encoding Rne/Rng family ribonuclease, which translates to MLAELGRTTPSAPAAPASTTPSTSSAPSGDQDRTAARLATTALLFQAPEAPRRRRRAQAPSGSPETISAAAQAAEAQAAEARPEAAGPAAAAPAEEQTAPSRRRGRRGRTRAEEAPEAVEPAEADAVEVPLEQDAEPADAEEQAAGAAEAADGEQDGDEGTPRRRRRRGGRGRRSRGTSDGDAEAADGPEDAADDQQDATEDADGAEGADDADDADDRSEGDEQGGGSRRRRRRRRSGRGSEAAESEPRRSGTRSDEVTALRGSTRLEAKRQRRREGRDAGRRRQIITEAEFLARRESVERSMIVREAHGKTQIAVLEDGVLVEHYVSRQAQVSMAGNVYLGRVQNVLPSMEAAFVDVGKGRNAVLYAGEVNWDAAGLEGGQPRRIEQALKSGDSVLVQVTKDPIGHKGARLTSQITLAGRYLVYVPGGGMTGISRKLPEPERARLKKILREVVPDSAGVIVRTAAEGASEEELRADIARLQSQWEAIEKKAKTASAPALLQGEPDLAIRVVRDIFNDDFSSLVVQGDGAWSTISSYIGELAPDLAQKVSKYTGAGDVFHDHRVDEQLAKGMDRKVWLPSGGSLVIDRTEAMTVVDVNTGKFTGAGGTLEETVTRNNLEAAEEIVRQLRLRDIGGIIVIDFIDMVLESNRDLVLRRLVECLGRDRTKHQVAEVTSLGLVQMTRKRVGQGLVEAFSETCEHCNGRGFIVHTEPVEKGNGRPDAGAPQQAPEGGEAKKSRRKRGGAKEQPAAGAPTASVRCCRRRARPSRRRSRRSPPPRPTRTPTTTSRSTTTSPTRRRTARPCRSPRPRSRPRAGTPPATGRPSRSSTPSCWTSSPRSATWPPAPARPARARGRPGSGRHRGRRAGPARADPGGPRPVRAPRGGRARRGLRCGARCTGTGPRTHPGIPVRFDPRGRACVSLNVGAF; encoded by the coding sequence GTGCTGGCCGAGCTGGGGCGCACCACGCCGTCCGCCCCCGCGGCGCCGGCGTCCACCACGCCCTCCACGTCGTCCGCCCCGAGCGGCGACCAGGACCGCACCGCCGCCCGTCTCGCGACCACCGCGCTGCTGTTCCAGGCGCCCGAGGCCCCGCGTCGCCGCCGGCGCGCGCAGGCGCCGTCCGGGTCGCCCGAGACGATCTCCGCCGCCGCCCAGGCCGCCGAGGCCCAGGCCGCCGAGGCGCGGCCCGAGGCCGCCGGGCCCGCCGCGGCCGCTCCCGCCGAGGAGCAGACGGCGCCGTCCCGTCGCCGTGGTCGCCGCGGCCGCACCCGTGCCGAGGAGGCCCCGGAGGCCGTCGAGCCCGCCGAGGCCGACGCCGTCGAGGTCCCCCTCGAGCAGGACGCGGAGCCGGCGGACGCCGAGGAGCAGGCCGCCGGTGCCGCCGAGGCCGCGGACGGCGAGCAGGACGGCGACGAGGGCACCCCGCGCCGCCGTCGCCGTCGCGGTGGCCGCGGTCGGCGTTCCCGCGGGACGTCGGACGGTGACGCCGAGGCCGCCGACGGCCCGGAGGACGCCGCCGACGACCAGCAGGACGCCACGGAGGACGCGGACGGCGCCGAGGGCGCGGACGACGCGGACGACGCGGACGACCGGTCCGAGGGCGACGAGCAGGGTGGCGGCAGCCGTCGTCGCCGTCGTCGCCGCCGCTCGGGCCGCGGCAGCGAGGCGGCCGAGAGCGAGCCGCGCCGGTCGGGGACCCGCAGCGACGAGGTCACCGCGCTGCGCGGCTCGACCCGCCTGGAGGCGAAGCGCCAGCGCCGCCGCGAGGGCCGTGACGCGGGCCGCCGCCGCCAGATCATCACGGAGGCCGAGTTCCTGGCCCGCCGCGAGTCGGTCGAGCGCTCGATGATCGTGCGCGAGGCGCACGGCAAGACGCAGATCGCGGTGCTCGAGGACGGCGTGCTCGTCGAGCACTACGTGTCCCGGCAGGCGCAGGTCTCGATGGCCGGCAACGTCTACCTCGGTCGCGTCCAGAACGTGCTGCCCAGCATGGAGGCCGCGTTCGTCGACGTCGGCAAGGGCCGCAACGCGGTGCTGTACGCCGGCGAGGTCAACTGGGACGCCGCGGGCCTCGAGGGCGGCCAGCCGCGCCGCATCGAGCAGGCGCTGAAGTCCGGCGACTCGGTGCTGGTGCAGGTCACCAAGGACCCGATCGGCCACAAGGGCGCCCGCCTGACGTCGCAGATCACGCTCGCCGGCCGGTACCTCGTGTACGTCCCGGGCGGCGGCATGACCGGCATCAGCCGCAAGCTGCCGGAGCCCGAGCGCGCGCGCCTGAAGAAGATCCTGCGCGAGGTCGTCCCGGACTCCGCCGGCGTCATCGTGCGCACGGCCGCCGAGGGGGCGAGCGAGGAGGAGCTGCGCGCCGACATCGCCCGGCTGCAGTCGCAGTGGGAGGCGATCGAGAAGAAGGCGAAGACCGCGTCCGCGCCGGCGCTGCTCCAGGGCGAGCCGGACCTGGCGATCCGCGTGGTCCGCGACATCTTCAACGACGACTTCTCGTCGCTGGTCGTCCAGGGCGACGGCGCGTGGTCGACGATCTCGTCGTACATCGGGGAGCTCGCGCCGGACCTCGCGCAGAAGGTGTCGAAGTACACCGGCGCGGGCGACGTGTTCCACGACCACCGCGTCGACGAGCAGCTCGCCAAGGGCATGGACCGCAAGGTCTGGCTGCCGTCGGGCGGCTCGCTGGTCATCGACCGCACCGAGGCCATGACGGTCGTGGACGTCAACACCGGCAAGTTCACGGGTGCGGGCGGCACGCTCGAGGAGACGGTCACCCGCAACAACCTGGAGGCCGCGGAGGAGATCGTCCGCCAGCTCCGGCTGCGGGACATCGGCGGCATCATCGTCATCGACTTCATCGACATGGTGCTGGAGTCCAACCGCGACCTCGTGCTGCGCCGGCTCGTGGAGTGCCTGGGGCGGGACCGCACGAAGCACCAGGTGGCCGAGGTCACCTCGCTCGGCCTGGTCCAGATGACCCGCAAGCGGGTGGGTCAGGGGCTCGTCGAGGCGTTCTCGGAGACCTGCGAGCACTGCAACGGCCGCGGGTTCATCGTGCACACGGAGCCGGTCGAGAAGGGCAACGGCCGCCCCGACGCGGGCGCCCCGCAGCAGGCGCCCGAGGGCGGCGAGGCCAAGAAGTCCCGCCGCAAGCGCGGTGGCGCCAAGGAGCAGCCGGCGGCCGGCGCGCCCACGGCGTCCGTCCGGTGCTGCCGGAGGCGCGCGAGGCCGTCAAGGCGACGCTCGCGACGATCGCCGCCGCCGCGGCCCACGCGCACGCCCACGACGACGAGCCGCAGCACGACCACGTCGCCGACGCGGAGGCGGACGGCACGACCGTGCCGCAGCCCGCGACCGCGGAGCAGGCCGAGGGCCGGGACGCCGCCGGCGACCGGGCGCCCGAGCCGGAGCAGCACCCCGTCGTGCTGGACGTCTTCGCCGCGCTCGGCGACCTGGCCACCCGCGCCGGCACGTCCGGCGAGGGCGCGAGGTCGACCGGGGAGCGGCCGCCACCGCGGACGACGCGCCGGACCGGCTCGAGCTGACCCCGGTGGACCCCGGCCTGTTCGAGCTCCCCGAGGCGGACGAGCCCGACGAGGCCTGAGGTGCGGGGCCCGGTGCACCGGCACCGGGCCCCGCACCCACCCCGGGATACCGGTACGGTTTGACCCTCGGGGACGGGCTTGCGTATCCTTGAACGTCGGTGCGTTCTGA
- a CDS encoding response regulator transcription factor: MIVDDHEVVRRGIAEVVERADGMKVVAEAGSVADGVRRAGLVHPDVLLVDLQLPDGTGIDLMTQVKVTLPTARAIVLTSFDDDDALAAALDAGAAAYLLKSVRGAEITDVIRAVAAGRTLLDERTVTRRRAGHEDPTENLTPSELKVLDLIGDGLSNREIAERLGVAEKTVKNHITSLLAKMGLQRRTQVAAWVAARRHSGWRAETGHS, from the coding sequence ATGATCGTCGACGACCACGAGGTCGTCCGGCGCGGCATCGCCGAGGTCGTCGAGCGAGCCGACGGCATGAAGGTCGTCGCCGAGGCGGGGTCGGTCGCCGACGGCGTCCGGCGCGCGGGCCTCGTGCACCCGGACGTGCTCCTGGTCGACCTCCAGCTCCCCGACGGCACGGGCATCGACCTCATGACCCAGGTCAAGGTCACCCTGCCGACGGCGCGGGCGATCGTGCTCACGTCGTTCGACGACGACGACGCCCTGGCCGCGGCCCTGGACGCCGGGGCCGCCGCGTACCTCCTCAAGAGCGTGCGCGGTGCCGAGATCACGGACGTCATCCGTGCCGTCGCCGCGGGCCGGACGCTGCTGGACGAGCGGACGGTCACCCGGCGCCGGGCCGGGCACGAGGACCCGACCGAGAACCTCACGCCGAGCGAGCTGAAGGTGCTCGACCTCATCGGCGACGGCCTGTCGAACCGGGAGATCGCCGAGCGCCTGGGCGTCGCGGAGAAGACGGTCAAGAACCACATCACGTCGCTGCTCGCCAAGATGGGCCTGCAGCGCCGCACGCAGGTCGCGGCCTGGGTGGCCGCGCGGCGTCACAGCGGGTGGCGCGCGGAGACCGGCCACTCCTGA
- the cydB gene encoding cytochrome d ubiquinol oxidase subunit II: MELSTLWFLLIAVLWTGYLVLEGFDFGVGMLLPFLGRKDKDRRVMINTIGPVWDGNEVWLLTAGGATFAAFPEWYATMFSGFYLALLLILLALIMRIVAFEWRGKINTDAWRAWSDRGIIIGSYVPALLWGVAFGNLVRGVELDANHQYVGGFFALLNPFALLGGATTLLIFLTHGAVFLALKTSGDIRERAGAVAARLSVVTLVVAGGWAVWAQLAYSVAWTWAAVVVAAGALVALVLTTRARREGWAFIASAVAIVAAVVLIFGSMYPDVMPAFDPANSLTVDNASSTHYTLTVMTWVAVILTPIVLLYQGWTYWVFRKRISTDHIPEHTGLTFAEVTSKVGAGTGHGGTSPTARPGPEDRPAA; the protein is encoded by the coding sequence ATGGAGCTCTCGACTCTCTGGTTCCTGCTCATCGCCGTCCTGTGGACCGGTTACCTGGTCCTCGAGGGGTTCGACTTCGGCGTCGGCATGCTGCTGCCGTTCCTCGGCCGCAAGGACAAGGACCGCCGGGTGATGATCAACACGATCGGCCCGGTCTGGGACGGCAACGAGGTGTGGCTGCTCACCGCCGGCGGCGCGACGTTCGCGGCGTTCCCCGAGTGGTACGCCACGATGTTCTCCGGGTTCTACCTCGCCCTGCTGCTGATCCTGCTCGCGCTGATCATGCGGATCGTGGCGTTCGAGTGGCGCGGGAAGATCAACACGGACGCGTGGCGGGCGTGGTCCGACCGCGGCATCATCATCGGCTCCTACGTCCCGGCCCTGCTGTGGGGCGTGGCGTTCGGCAACCTGGTGCGCGGCGTCGAGCTCGACGCGAACCACCAGTACGTCGGCGGGTTCTTCGCCCTCCTGAACCCGTTCGCCCTGCTGGGCGGCGCCACGACGCTGCTGATCTTCCTCACGCACGGCGCCGTGTTCCTGGCGCTCAAGACCTCCGGCGACATCCGCGAGCGGGCCGGCGCGGTGGCCGCCCGGCTCTCGGTCGTCACCCTCGTGGTCGCGGGCGGCTGGGCCGTGTGGGCGCAGCTCGCCTACTCGGTGGCCTGGACGTGGGCGGCGGTCGTCGTCGCGGCCGGCGCGCTCGTGGCCCTGGTCCTGACGACCCGCGCGCGGCGCGAGGGCTGGGCGTTCATCGCCTCCGCCGTGGCGATCGTCGCGGCCGTGGTGCTGATCTTCGGGTCGATGTACCCGGACGTGATGCCGGCGTTCGACCCGGCGAACTCGCTGACCGTCGACAACGCGTCGTCCACGCACTACACGCTCACCGTCATGACGTGGGTCGCCGTGATCCTCACCCCGATCGTGCTGCTCTACCAGGGCTGGACGTACTGGGTGTTCCGCAAGCGGATCTCGACGGACCACATCCCGGAGCACACCGGGCTGACGTTCGCCGAGGTGACGTCGAAGGTCGGTGCCGGCACCGGTCACGGCGGCACCTCCCCGACGGCTCGACCCGGGCCTGAGGACCGCCCAGCCGCGTGA
- a CDS encoding GAF domain-containing protein, producing the protein MTTTIHVREPGGRSHLELGTAAETGDELADLLDAVLSVASGLELPGVLERFVRVSVELTGARYGAINVLDSRGESTTFVQTGVPAATAALMGHPPHAQGVLGRIPAQGVLKLDDLTQHPAFRGWPAGHPPMGSFLGASVRVRDQVYGYLYLSEKDGGFTDKDATTVIALAATAGVAVSNAQLYADAARREHWLRAGQDITTMLLSGADEEEALAHIAATARDVADADAAALALPGVGGELLIELADGHNAETLVGAQLTPGGPTWSVMQEGTGLVIDSLAKSRRITVPAMRSFGSALFAPLQTSGRGVGVLILLRRIGSPAFDANDLATAESFASQAALAFVLAEARHAQDQAALLDERERIARDLHDLAIQQLFATGMQLETVRRRSSRGVDPSELTSIVEEALDNVDASVRQIRQIVYALRDPDAATGIVERLRREASLARTGLGFAPSLVVLLDGEAVPDGDYIVADLVDERIGPDRTDDVVAVVREGLANAARHAHASSVSVRIGVRGAGPTGAVRVEVEDDGAGLPATRDRRSGTGNLAARARQHGGTFSLGVAPGGTGTLLSWEVPLG; encoded by the coding sequence GTGACGACCACGATCCACGTCCGCGAGCCCGGTGGCCGCTCCCACCTGGAGCTCGGCACCGCCGCCGAGACCGGTGACGAGCTCGCCGACCTGCTCGACGCGGTCCTGTCCGTGGCGTCCGGGCTGGAGCTGCCCGGGGTGCTCGAGCGGTTCGTGCGGGTGTCCGTGGAGCTGACCGGCGCCCGCTACGGCGCGATCAACGTGCTGGACTCCCGCGGCGAGTCGACCACGTTCGTCCAGACCGGCGTCCCCGCGGCGACCGCGGCGCTCATGGGCCACCCGCCGCACGCGCAGGGCGTGCTCGGCCGGATCCCCGCGCAGGGCGTGCTCAAGCTCGACGACCTCACGCAGCACCCCGCGTTCCGCGGCTGGCCCGCCGGCCACCCGCCGATGGGCTCGTTCCTCGGCGCGTCCGTCCGGGTGCGCGACCAGGTGTACGGGTACCTGTACCTGTCCGAGAAGGACGGCGGGTTCACCGACAAGGATGCCACCACCGTCATCGCGCTCGCCGCGACCGCGGGCGTGGCCGTCTCCAACGCCCAGCTCTACGCGGACGCGGCCCGCCGCGAGCACTGGCTGCGCGCCGGCCAGGACATCACGACGATGCTGCTGTCCGGCGCGGACGAGGAGGAGGCGCTCGCCCACATCGCCGCGACCGCGCGGGACGTCGCCGACGCGGACGCCGCCGCGCTGGCGCTGCCGGGCGTCGGCGGCGAGCTGCTCATCGAGCTGGCGGACGGGCACAACGCCGAGACCCTGGTCGGCGCCCAGCTCACCCCCGGCGGGCCGACCTGGTCGGTCATGCAGGAGGGCACCGGGCTCGTCATCGACTCGCTCGCCAAGTCGCGGCGCATCACCGTGCCCGCGATGCGGTCGTTCGGGTCCGCCCTGTTCGCCCCGCTGCAGACCTCGGGGCGCGGCGTGGGCGTGCTCATCCTGCTGCGCCGCATCGGCTCGCCCGCGTTCGACGCGAACGACCTCGCCACGGCCGAGTCGTTCGCCTCCCAGGCGGCCCTGGCCTTCGTGCTGGCGGAGGCCCGCCACGCCCAGGACCAGGCCGCGCTGCTCGACGAGCGGGAGCGCATCGCACGCGACCTGCACGACCTCGCGATCCAGCAGCTCTTCGCCACGGGCATGCAGCTCGAGACCGTCCGGCGGCGGTCCTCCCGCGGCGTCGACCCCTCCGAGCTGACGAGCATCGTCGAGGAGGCCCTCGACAACGTCGACGCCTCCGTGCGGCAGATCCGCCAGATCGTGTACGCGCTGCGGGACCCGGACGCCGCGACCGGCATCGTCGAGCGGCTGCGGCGCGAGGCGTCGCTCGCGCGCACGGGCCTGGGGTTCGCGCCCTCGCTGGTGGTGCTGCTCGACGGGGAGGCCGTGCCGGACGGCGACTACATCGTCGCGGACCTCGTGGACGAGCGCATCGGTCCCGACCGGACGGACGACGTCGTCGCGGTGGTCCGCGAGGGGCTCGCGAACGCCGCCCGGCACGCCCACGCGTCCTCGGTCAGCGTGCGCATCGGGGTGCGCGGCGCGGGCCCGACGGGCGCGGTGCGCGTGGAGGTGGAGGACGACGGCGCGGGTCTGCCGGCGACGCGGGACCGCCGGTCCGGCACCGGCAACCTCGCCGCCCGCGCGCGCCAGCACGGCGGGACCTTCTCGCTCGGCGTCGCGCCCGGGGGGACGGGGACGCTGCTGTCGTGGGAGGTCCCGCTCGGCTGA
- a CDS encoding phosphoglycerate dehydrogenase — MTTTVLLPSSIALSPTLPDGVRTAAYDVREPLPDALLDADALVAWGNPTDQLADAARRMGRLRWVQTLAAGPDSVLSAGFAPHVRVTSGRGLHDGPVAEHTLALVLAVARRLPELVRAQDEHRWAAELGGVQRLPHEGGDFRSLAGARVLVWGFGSIATRLAPLLTVLGAQVVGVASTAGTRAGYPVITAAEVHEALPGTDVLIGILPSTPATRRVLDARVLGRLPRHAWVVNVGRGSTLDEEALLTAVREGRLAGAALDVFETEPLPASSPLWDEPRILITPHAAGGRPVGADTLLTDNIAAFVRDEPLRNLVRR; from the coding sequence ATGACGACCACCGTCCTGCTGCCCTCCTCGATCGCGCTCTCCCCCACGCTGCCGGACGGCGTGCGCACCGCTGCGTACGACGTGCGGGAGCCGCTGCCCGACGCGCTGCTGGACGCCGACGCCCTCGTGGCGTGGGGGAACCCGACCGACCAGCTCGCGGACGCCGCCCGCCGCATGGGACGGCTGCGCTGGGTGCAGACGCTGGCCGCCGGCCCCGACTCCGTGCTGTCCGCCGGGTTCGCGCCGCACGTCCGGGTGACCTCGGGGCGCGGCCTGCACGACGGGCCGGTCGCCGAGCACACGCTGGCCCTGGTGCTCGCGGTCGCACGCCGGTTGCCGGAGCTGGTGCGCGCGCAGGACGAGCACCGGTGGGCCGCCGAGCTCGGCGGCGTCCAGCGCCTCCCCCACGAGGGCGGGGACTTCCGCTCGCTCGCGGGCGCACGGGTGCTCGTGTGGGGCTTCGGGTCCATCGCGACCCGGCTGGCACCGCTGCTGACCGTCCTGGGCGCCCAGGTCGTCGGGGTCGCGTCGACGGCGGGGACCCGGGCGGGCTACCCGGTGATCACCGCGGCCGAGGTGCACGAGGCGCTGCCCGGCACGGACGTGCTCATCGGCATCCTGCCCTCGACGCCCGCCACCCGCCGGGTGCTCGACGCGCGGGTGCTCGGGCGCCTGCCCCGGCACGCCTGGGTGGTGAACGTGGGCCGCGGGTCCACGCTCGACGAGGAGGCGCTGCTGACCGCCGTCCGGGAGGGTCGCCTCGCCGGGGCCGCGCTCGACGTCTTCGAGACCGAGCCGCTGCCCGCGTCGTCACCGCTGTGGGACGAGCCCCGCATCCTCATCACGCCGCACGCCGCCGGCGGTCGGCCGGTCGGTGCGGACACCCTGCTCACCGACAACATCGCGGCGTTCGTCCGGGACGAGCCGCTGCGCAACCTCGTGCGCCGCTGA
- the cydC gene encoding thiol reductant ABC exporter subunit CydC has translation MSTSPTPPGAAAGRLPAAHPAAAAPVGGAPIRAASADSGPDRRPRGLRHRLSGDPLWRAVRLLDVNPRRAALAVLLGVAALGSAVALAAVSAWLITRAAQMPPVLELSVATVAVRAFGIGRGLFRYLERLVSHDVALRGMSRLRTTLYRRLAEGRAEATLGLRRGDLLARVGADVDAVGDVVVRGLLPAAVAAVLGLGTVVAMGLLLPAAGLTLAVCLLLAGVVAPWLAQRAARTTEQRAATARAEMAATALGLLEDAGPLAVQGRTGAELSRLRAADSDLAAATDSGAGPAALAAALGTLAVGLAVVAALLVGVPAVTAGTLAPVELAVVVLTPLAAFEATSVLPAAAIQVHRSRAAAQRLVALLDDAAQPDPAADGAGAAPAPVAASPRSASPSAGGPHLAARGLAVGWPGRESVVTGLDLDLAPGRSVAVVGPSGVGKTTLLLTLAGMLPVRGGELLLDGVPLAAVDPALRLSRLALTTEDAHVFETTVLENLRVARGDATAQDAVAALERAGLGEWLAGLPDGIDTALGPDARSVSGGERRRLLLARSLLATAPLLLVDEPAEHLDPVTADRLVGDLLGTPRTAGGGRGVLVVTHRLAPLGAADEVVVLRDGRVAARGTHAHLLDTDADYRVAHATEQHDSGAQTWRTT, from the coding sequence ATGAGCACCTCGCCGACGCCTCCGGGAGCAGCGGCAGGCCGCCTCCCGGCCGCGCACCCCGCGGCCGCCGCGCCCGTCGGTGGCGCACCCATCCGTGCCGCGTCCGCCGACTCCGGCCCGGACCGCCGCCCGCGCGGGCTCCGGCACCGCCTCTCCGGCGACCCGCTGTGGCGCGCCGTGCGGCTGCTGGACGTGAACCCCCGGCGCGCCGCGCTCGCGGTGCTGCTCGGGGTGGCGGCGCTCGGGTCGGCGGTCGCGCTCGCCGCGGTGTCCGCCTGGCTCATCACACGCGCCGCGCAGATGCCGCCGGTGCTCGAGCTCTCGGTCGCCACGGTCGCGGTGCGCGCCTTCGGCATCGGCCGCGGCCTGTTCCGCTACCTCGAGCGGCTGGTGTCGCACGACGTCGCGCTGCGCGGCATGAGCCGGCTGCGGACGACGCTCTACCGCCGCCTCGCGGAGGGGCGCGCGGAGGCCACCCTGGGCCTGCGCCGCGGCGACCTGCTCGCCCGGGTGGGCGCGGACGTCGACGCCGTGGGCGACGTCGTCGTCCGGGGGCTCCTGCCGGCCGCCGTCGCGGCGGTCCTGGGCCTCGGGACGGTCGTCGCGATGGGCCTGCTCCTCCCGGCCGCCGGCCTCACGCTCGCCGTGTGCCTCCTCCTCGCGGGCGTCGTCGCCCCCTGGCTGGCCCAGCGCGCCGCGCGGACCACCGAGCAGCGCGCCGCCACGGCCCGGGCCGAGATGGCCGCCACCGCCCTGGGTCTGCTCGAGGACGCCGGGCCGCTCGCCGTCCAGGGCCGCACCGGTGCCGAGCTGTCCCGGCTCCGCGCCGCCGACTCCGACCTCGCGGCGGCGACGGACTCCGGCGCCGGTCCCGCGGCGCTCGCCGCCGCCCTCGGCACGCTCGCCGTCGGGCTCGCCGTCGTCGCCGCCCTGCTGGTCGGCGTGCCGGCCGTGACGGCGGGGACGCTCGCCCCCGTGGAGCTCGCGGTGGTGGTCCTCACCCCGCTCGCCGCGTTCGAAGCGACGAGCGTGCTCCCGGCGGCCGCGATCCAGGTGCACCGCTCGCGGGCGGCCGCGCAGCGGCTCGTCGCGCTGCTGGACGACGCGGCGCAGCCGGATCCCGCCGCGGACGGGGCGGGTGCCGCCCCGGCTCCGGTGGCGGCGTCCCCCCGCTCCGCGTCGCCCTCCGCCGGCGGCCCCCACCTCGCCGCGCGCGGCCTCGCCGTCGGCTGGCCCGGGCGGGAGTCGGTGGTGACCGGCCTGGACCTCGACCTGGCCCCCGGGCGCAGCGTCGCCGTGGTCGGACCGTCCGGCGTCGGCAAGACGACGCTGCTGCTGACCCTCGCCGGGATGCTGCCGGTCCGCGGCGGCGAGCTCCTGCTCGACGGGGTGCCGCTGGCCGCCGTCGACCCGGCCCTGCGGCTCTCGCGCCTGGCGCTCACCACCGAGGACGCCCACGTCTTCGAGACCACCGTGCTGGAGAACCTGCGCGTCGCCCGCGGGGACGCCACCGCGCAGGACGCCGTCGCGGCGCTGGAGCGGGCCGGCCTCGGCGAGTGGCTCGCGGGCCTGCCGGACGGCATCGACACCGCGCTGGGGCCCGACGCGCGCAGCGTCTCCGGCGGCGAGCGGCGCCGGCTCCTGCTGGCCCGCTCCCTGCTGGCGACCGCCCCGCTGCTGCTCGTGGACGAGCCCGCGGAGCACCTCGATCCCGTGACGGCGGACCGGCTGGTCGGCGACCTGCTCGGCACGCCGCGCACGGCCGGCGGCGGTCGCGGCGTGCTGGTCGTCACGCACCGGCTCGCGCCCCTGGGCGCCGCGGACGAGGTCGTCGTCCTCCGGGACGGCCGGGTCGCGGCGCGCGGGACGCACGCGCACCTGCTGGACACCGACGCCGACTACCGTGTGGCCCACGCGACCGAGCAGCACGACAGTGGGGCACAGACATGGCGGACCACCTGA